Proteins encoded together in one Drosophila albomicans strain 15112-1751.03 chromosome 2R, ASM965048v2, whole genome shotgun sequence window:
- the LOC117575329 gene encoding angiopoietin-related protein 2-like, translated as MEYFNGTIRYADYDNFKVDGNEADYTLSSLGEFFGNEDGELWRGDNLRWHEGLKFSTFDNEHDLWNKECAQIHKGGWWYNHCTASNLNGLYSMHGSKYTQMYWTHYVPLKSVQMMIRKYQPK; from the exons ATGGAATACTTCAATGGGACAATACGATATGCTGACTATGATAATTTCAAAGTTGACGGAAATGAAGCGGACTACACATTGAGCAGTTTGGGTGAATTTTTTGGCAATGAAGATGGTGAACTCTGGCGCGGCGACAATTTGCGATGGCATGAAGGCTTGAAATTCTCAACGTTCGATAATGAGCATGATCTGTGGAATAAGGAGTGTGCACAGATTCATAAAGGAGGATGGTGGTACAATCATTGCACAGCTAG CAATTTAAATGGATTATACTCAATGCACGGcagcaaatacacacaaatgTATTGGACACACTATGTGCCTCTCAAAAGTGTTCAAATGATGATACGAAAATATCaaccaaaataa
- the LOC117574351 gene encoding uncharacterized protein LOC117574351 — translation MYAITRYLKSPLQRSTQLILHGNQRVLCRPMLLQRADYSKFVDGDEDRKSSKKSRSFDDEEEEDYDDDSKRHSKKGKKNRKGPTGPKIELRIIPALYPRLGYDEKNMKLGRQLSPHLRIYRKQLTSVMSIFLRISGFILALGIWIIGLSGLCCNLKVDALVEKIEKCEFKRAVFNVVKFCIVLPFAYHMVAGTRHLIWYLNVFLSKPAIYATGYVAIALTLLLAGGLTIVKPGENDDNYPKKVDYQGQVERQIKHLINDKGDRYEYIDLSEEDKDEQKNSPES, via the exons atgTATGCCAT AACTCGATATCTTAAAAGTCCCTTGCAGCGAAGTACTCAATTAATTCTGCATGGGAATCAACGTGTTTTATGTAGACCAATGTTATTACAGAGGGCTGATTATTCCAAATTCGTAGATGGTGATGAAGACAGGAAATCCTCAAAAAAATCTCGCAGCTTTGACGATGAAGAAGAGGAAGACTATGATGACGACAGTAAACGACATAGTAAGAAAGGCAAGAAGAATCGAAAAGGACCTACAGGACCGAAAATCGAATTGCGTATTATTCCTGCGCTTTATCCAAGACTGGGCTATGATGAGAAGAATATGAAGCTGGGTCGACAGTTGTCACCCCATCTGCGCATCTATAGGAAACAGTTGACTTCTGTGATGTCAATATTTCTGCGAATTAGTGGATTCATATTAGCCTTAGGCATTTGGATAATTGGTTTGTCGGGACTGTGTTGTAATTTGAAAGTCGATGCGTTAGTCGAAAAGATTGAGAAATGCGAATTCAAGAGAGCAGTATTTAATGTTGTCAAATTCTGCATAGTACTTCCATTTGCCTATCATATGGTAGCTGGAACGCGACATTTGATCTGGTATTTAAATGTCTTTCTCAGCAAGCCGGCGATTTATGCCACCGGCTACGTGGCTATTGCTCTAACCTTACTGCTTGCCGGCGGTTTGACAATCGTAAAACCTGGTGAAAACGATGATAATTACCCGAAGAAAGTGGATTATCAAGGTCAAGTTGAGAGACAAATTAAACATCTAATAAATGACAAAGGCGATCGATATGAATACATAGATCTATCTGAAGAAGATAAAGATGAACAAAAGAATTCCCCTGAGTCATAG